In the Hymenobacter volaticus genome, one interval contains:
- a CDS encoding glycoside hydrolase family 3 C-terminal domain-containing protein → MKLATALLGILLLTSGASPSATTSGPVAEFPFQNPDLPIDQRVNDLVGRLTLPEKVSQMLNTSPAIDRLGIPAYNWWNEALHGVARTSLKTTVFPQAIGMAATFNTDAMLQMATITSDEARAVHQEFVRRGERGIYQGLTFWTPNINIFRDPRWGRGQETYGEDPYLTGQLGSALVKGFQGDDPKYLKITACAKHFAVHSGPESSRHEFNAQISDYDLWDTYLPAFRDLVVDAKVASVMCAYNAYAGQPCCGSDKLMNEILYDKWKFKGYVTSDCDGINDFWQHHKTDPDAATAAANAVLHGTDIECATGKLSTYNSLLEAVQKKLITEQQLDVSVKRLYKIRFQLGMFDPVERVKYAQIPMSVVESKPHQTHALKMARESVVLLKNDKNTLPLRKNLKKIAVLGPNADNESVQLGNYNGFPTDNVTPLEGIRAKVGPGTEVVYIQGVDYASNVVYEPLDINKQLAYNGKPGFQAEYFKGTNLEGQPVVTRQEAGLDRYLANVKMEVAPGLPAENFSARYQTTFTPLTTEELALEISGDDGYRLFVNDKQVIDTWAGRGFSTKQHILNVTAGQKLNLRLEYLQTDRRTILKFTGAKVVPMNATNILARVKDADAIVFVGGISPKLEGEEMNVKVPGFSGGDRTSIALPQVQTDLLKVLHGSGKPVIFTMMSGSALATPWEAANLPAMLTTWYGGQSAGTALADVLFGDYNPAGRLPVTFYKSETQLPAFDNYSMEGRTYRYFTGEPLFPFGHGLSYTTFQYSNLKVLSKPVTGQPISVSVQVQNTGQRAGDEVVQLYVRHPGASGRVARHALEGFRRMSLQAGEKKTVMFTLTPRQLSRLDAQARRVELAEKVQVFVGGGQPLATAVKTGRVQQAEMVLAGATKTIE, encoded by the coding sequence ATGAAGCTTGCTACTGCTTTACTAGGTATTCTGCTGCTCACCAGCGGGGCATCGCCGTCGGCCACCACCTCGGGCCCGGTGGCTGAATTTCCGTTTCAAAACCCCGACTTGCCCATCGACCAGCGAGTCAATGACTTGGTGGGCCGCCTGACTCTGCCCGAAAAGGTGTCGCAGATGCTCAACACCTCCCCGGCCATCGACCGGCTCGGCATCCCGGCTTACAACTGGTGGAACGAGGCCTTGCACGGCGTGGCCCGTACCAGCCTGAAAACCACGGTTTTCCCGCAGGCCATTGGCATGGCCGCCACCTTCAACACCGATGCCATGCTGCAAATGGCCACCATCACCTCCGACGAGGCGCGGGCGGTGCACCAGGAGTTCGTGCGGCGCGGCGAGCGGGGCATCTACCAGGGCCTTACCTTCTGGACGCCCAACATTAACATCTTCCGCGACCCGCGCTGGGGCCGGGGGCAAGAAACCTACGGCGAGGACCCCTACCTGACTGGGCAGCTAGGCAGCGCGCTGGTGAAAGGCTTTCAGGGCGACGACCCAAAATACCTCAAGATCACGGCCTGCGCCAAGCACTTCGCCGTGCACAGCGGCCCCGAATCGTCGCGCCACGAGTTCAATGCCCAAATCAGCGACTACGATTTGTGGGACACCTACTTGCCCGCTTTCCGCGACCTGGTCGTGGACGCCAAGGTGGCCAGCGTGATGTGCGCTTACAACGCCTACGCCGGCCAGCCTTGCTGCGGCAGCGACAAGCTGATGAACGAAATTCTTTACGACAAGTGGAAGTTCAAAGGCTACGTCACCTCAGATTGCGACGGCATCAACGACTTCTGGCAGCACCACAAAACCGACCCCGACGCGGCCACGGCCGCGGCCAACGCCGTGTTGCACGGCACCGATATTGAGTGCGCGACGGGCAAGCTCTCTACCTACAACTCGCTGCTGGAAGCAGTGCAGAAAAAGCTGATTACCGAGCAACAGCTCGACGTATCGGTGAAGCGGCTCTACAAAATCCGCTTCCAACTCGGCATGTTCGACCCAGTGGAACGCGTCAAATACGCGCAGATTCCCATGAGCGTGGTGGAAAGCAAGCCCCACCAAACCCACGCCCTGAAGATGGCCCGTGAGTCGGTGGTGCTGCTCAAAAACGACAAGAACACGCTGCCGCTGCGCAAAAACCTGAAGAAAATCGCCGTGCTCGGCCCCAACGCCGACAACGAAAGCGTGCAACTCGGCAACTACAACGGCTTTCCAACCGACAATGTGACCCCACTTGAAGGCATCCGGGCCAAGGTGGGCCCAGGCACCGAGGTGGTCTACATTCAAGGCGTCGACTACGCCAGCAACGTGGTGTACGAGCCGCTCGACATCAACAAGCAATTGGCGTACAATGGCAAGCCCGGCTTCCAGGCCGAGTATTTCAAGGGCACTAATCTGGAAGGCCAGCCCGTGGTTACCCGCCAGGAAGCGGGGCTGGACCGCTACCTAGCCAACGTGAAAATGGAAGTGGCGCCCGGCCTGCCCGCCGAAAATTTCTCGGCCCGCTACCAAACCACCTTCACGCCTCTAACAACCGAGGAACTGGCCCTAGAAATTTCCGGCGACGACGGCTACCGCCTGTTCGTCAACGACAAGCAGGTGATTGATACTTGGGCCGGCCGTGGGTTCTCCACCAAGCAGCACATCCTGAACGTGACGGCCGGCCAGAAGCTGAACCTGCGGCTGGAGTACCTGCAAACCGACCGCCGCACCATCCTCAAATTCACCGGCGCGAAAGTGGTACCCATGAACGCAACCAACATTCTAGCTCGGGTGAAGGATGCCGACGCCATCGTGTTTGTGGGCGGCATCTCACCCAAGCTGGAAGGCGAGGAAATGAACGTGAAGGTGCCCGGCTTCAGCGGCGGGGACCGAACCAGCATTGCGTTGCCCCAGGTGCAAACCGACTTGCTGAAGGTGCTGCACGGCTCTGGTAAGCCGGTAATATTCACCATGATGTCGGGCAGCGCGTTGGCTACCCCTTGGGAAGCCGCTAACCTGCCGGCAATGCTTACCACCTGGTACGGTGGCCAGTCGGCCGGCACGGCCCTGGCCGACGTGCTGTTTGGCGACTACAACCCCGCCGGCCGCCTGCCGGTCACGTTCTACAAGTCGGAAACGCAGTTGCCGGCCTTCGACAACTACAGTATGGAAGGCCGTACCTACCGCTATTTCACCGGCGAGCCATTGTTTCCCTTCGGCCACGGCCTGAGCTATACCACCTTCCAGTACAGCAACTTGAAGGTGCTGTCCAAACCCGTTACCGGGCAACCCATTAGCGTGAGCGTGCAGGTGCAGAACACCGGGCAGCGCGCCGGCGACGAAGTAGTACAGCTTTATGTGCGCCATCCTGGCGCATCGGGCCGCGTGGCCCGGCACGCCCTAGAAGGTTTCCGGCGTATGAGCTTGCAAGCCGGCGAGAAAAAGACGGTCATGTTCACGTTGACGCCGCGGCAGCTTTCGCGGCTCGATGCGCAAGCCCGGCGCGTGGAGCTAGCCGAAAAAGTGCAGGTATTCGTGGGCGGCGGCCAGCCGTTGGCCACGGCCGTGAAAACCGGCCGCGTGCAGCAAGCGGAGATGGTATTAGCGGGAGCGACCAAGACGATAGAGTAA